Below is a window of Thermodesulfitimonas autotrophica DNA.
CAGGACCACCAGCGCGTCGCATACGCGCCCGGCAGCATCCAGCACTGTTTTAAGCCAGGTAGCCTCGTTTTTCACCCGCAGCATTCCCACAATACGCACCACAACTCCTCCCCCTGCGGAAAAGGCCAGTTAACTCCTGAAATGCCGGCCCGGTTTTACGCCTGATACGTCGCCGGTTTCTTGCCCCCGCGACCTCTCACCCCTCGGCCTGCAGGAAGCGCCGGGCAAGCTCTGCCGCGCCCTCCGCCAGAAAAATTTCCGCCAGGATGCGACGCGCGCGCGGCGCGGAAAGATCGAAGACCCGCTTCAAAGATTCAACCGTATCTTCCGGGTACTCCCGCGGGTTGAGGATATGAACGATCCGGGCTACCGCCGGCACGAACTCCGTGTTTTCACGCACTGCCACCAGGTAGTGGGCCAGCGCTTCTTCTAAATCACCGCGCTCCTCGGCGCACCGCCCCAGGTAAAAGAGCGTCTGGTAACCAGTCACCGCCTCCTCCACCGCGTAATAGGCGGGGCACTGCCGGTGGGCGCGTGCCTGCAAAAATGCCTCCTGCGCCGCCGCGTAATCCCTTCTTTCAAAAAGCAAGACCCCACGGGCAAAATGGAGGTAAGGGTGGTCGGGATAAACCGCAAGGCCGTTCGTTGCTATGCGGAGCGCCTCGTTCTTCTCCCCGGCAAGGTAAAGGCTCTGAACCAGGTACTTGAGGAGCTTCGGACCATAAACCACCCCGGGGCTCGACCCCGCCGCCGCCCGCAGGAAAGCTTGGGTAGCTCGAGGGTAATCGCCCTGCCGGAAGTACTCCACGCCCAGGTGGAAATTCACCACGGGATCGTCCGGAAACCGCGCCGCTTCCCGCTCCATAAGCTGCAGGTTCCGCTCCCGCTTTCGCTTCGCGGCAAGGTTGGCCTCGAGATAACCGTGGTGAAAGAGAGTGATGTCCTCGCGGATGGCAAAGCGGGCCTCTGGGTTGCGGCGCAGGATCGCCGGGATAATTTGTTCGTGAACCCTCCCCTCGTAACGGTGGTCCGGGTGGTTCCGGAAAAAGCGAAAAACTACGTCTGGCGCTTGCTCAACCCGGTTTCCCACGTTGTAAAAGTTGACAATTTTGAAAAAATAGCCCGCCGCGTCCGTAGTTGCCACAATCTCCCGCAACTTTTGCGCATCTTCCCCGGCGAATTCCTCGTCCGCGTCAAGAAAAAGAATCCATTCCCCCGCCGCCTGTTCCAGGGCGAAGTTGCGCGCGGCGCTGAAGTCCCCCCGCCAGCGAAAATGGAAAACCTTCGCGCCAAGGCGGTGGGCGATGGCCGGCGAGTCGTCCCGGGAACCGGTATCGACCACGATAATCTCGTCGGCCGCCGCCCGGGAACTTTCAATCGCCCGCGCCAGGTAGGCCGCCTCGTCCTTCACAATCAAGCAGAGCGAAATGCGGTCCGCCAAGGCTCTCACCTCTTCTTTTTCCAGTTTATGAGAGAAGGCCCACGGCGGTGCGCGAGTAACCAAATTATGGTAGCAAGCATAGGATAAGGGAAAAGGATACCCCTGCAAGGAGTGATAACCTTGCCCAACTTCAAGGTTTTCCAAGATGTTGCCGATGAAATGCGGGTGAAAATCTTCGGAAGCGAGGACGTAGCCCTGAATACCGACACCGGCGGCCGGCTGGCCATTACCTCCCCCGGTCTGGCGATTACTACCGGCACGGGCTCACTTGCAGTCTCGATCGGTACCGGTGACCTTCCCGTTACCTCGGCAGGTCTCGCCATCACGACCGGTGCGGGAGCGCTCGCCGTCTCCATCGGCACGGGTAATGTGCCGGTAACTTCAACCGGGTTGGCCATCACCACCGGCGCGGGAGCGCTTTCGGTTTCAATTGGTACGGGAGACCTCCCGGTAACCTCCGCGGGCTTGGCCATCACCACCGGTACCGGATCGCTCTCCGTCTGCATCGGCACCGGCATAGTAGGTACCGCAATTAATTCCCGCACAATTCTCGACACCTCGGAGGATATCACCGTCACCACCGTTTACGCGCCGGCCGTAACAACCAACGTCCTCGAGTACATCACCTACACCCTGGCCGCCGTCAACACCGGCACCACCGCCGCCCAGGTGAAGGTCCAGATCAGCCCGAACAACACCAGCTGGATCGACGACGGCACCGCAGTTACCGTTGATGCGGGAGCCCTCGTCACCCTGGTGCCCTCGGTTTTCCTCAAGTACGTGCGGTTGGCCGCTATCGCCACCACTACCAGCGCTACCCTCACCGCCTTCATCCAGGGGCAGAAGTAACGGTAAAAGACCAGCACACAACAACAAAACTCGGCGGTTCCGCCGAGTTTTGTACTTTACGGAGCCGGTGCCGGTTGATGTCGTTCAAGCCCGATTTCCCCGCCAACGCAAGACTGTCTAAGGTCGGAAGCAACAAAAAAGTGGGGCCCCTGCGCGAGTAACAGGGGCCCGGGCCGCGCTGGTTTTTACGGGCAGATTGTGTCGTCAACGCAGATGATGGTGTAGGAGCAAAGGTTATCAATCGTGAAGGCATAGGAGAGTTGGCCGGCCACGTAAGTGGGGGTAGTGGTGATGCTGCCAGGGCTGCAGGCAACGGAATAGGTTACACTGGGCAACGTTTGGCCGCAGCAGACGTGCACGCCCGCTGGCAACTGCGTTGAACACTGCGAAGAAAGGATGTTGCAGTAGTCCTGGAAGGTCGCACCGTCCTGCAGGTACTGGTACTCGAACTGGGCATCGCAAGTGAAGGAGAGGGTTGGCGGTACCGTGCTCAGGTCGACGGTAACCCCGTAAATATGAGCGTTGCACTCGTCGCCCGGTCCGACCGGGGTGTGCGCCGGATTGGTGCAGGTGAGTGTTTCCGTCCAGTTTAGCCCAATCGTAGTTATCTCCTCGACGCAAAGTTTCCGGATAGCCACAATAATCCCTCCACCTGTTTTTCACATTATACTGCTATGCCCAGCAGAAGGTTACAAATCCCAGTAAACAGCAGCAGCAATCCGCCGACCTAGCCCATATTATGAAGCGACGGGAGATCCGGTAAGGATGTGAGCCCCGGGTGACAGGCGGTATCAGTTTGTGCATGATCGTCAGAGACGAAGCCCAAAACCTTCCCCGCTGTCTTCAAAGCGCTGCTGGATTTGTGGATGAGATAATCGTCATCGATACCGGTTCGCGCGACACCACTCCCCATCTAGCCGCGCAGTACGGCGCCCGGGTCTTTTACTTGCCGTGGCCGGATGATTTTTCCCAGGCACGCAACGAAAGCCTTAAATATGCCACGGGCGAGTGGATCCTCATCTTAGACGCCGATGAAGAACTGCCCGCAGAGACAGCCGCACGGTTGAAAGAACTGGCTGCGACCACCGGTGTGGAAGCCTGGATTTTCACCGTTGTAAACCACATCGATCCCGCAACGGGGCTGCGCACCCGCCACCCAAACCTGCGGCTTTTCCGCAACCGGAAGGAATACCGCTTCGAAGGAAAAGTTCACGAACAGGTGAAGAGGAGCATTCTCCGTGCCAACCCTGGTGCCGTCATCGGCTACAGCGGCCTTATCATCAACCACTACGGCTACAACCGGGCGGCGCGGGGGCGCCGCGCTAAGACCGAGCGCAACATCGCCCTGCTGCACCGGGCTCTAACCGATAATCCGACGGACTCTTTCATCCACTACAACCTGGCGGTCAGCCTCTTCGCGCTCGGGGATTACGAAAAGGCGCAAAAACACTACGAAGCGGCGGTTGCCAGCCTAAAAGAGCCTGCCGGCTTTGCTCCCGCTCTCTACCGAAATTACGCCGTCTGCCTTTACGAGATGGGCGCGTACGCCCGCGCCCTTGAGGTTGCGGATACGGGGCTTGCCTACTTTCCCGACTACCCCGACCTTTACTTTTTAAAGGGGCAGGTCTTCTGGGACCTTGGACTCCTCACCGAAGCCGAAGCCTGCTTTAAGAAATGCCTCCGCTTCCGGCAGGTCCCGCCCGAGTACCCGACGACCGAAGGTGTGACCTCCTATCTCGCCCGGGAAAACCTGGCGCTTATCCAGGTCCGCGCCGGCAGGTACGCAGCGGCGGTGGATTTCGCCCTTCAGGCCGCCGCGGAAAACCCCGCCCCGGACCTCCTCCGAAACCTCTGCAGGTTCATGCGCCAGGCTAACTTCAGCGGAAAGGAGATGGTTACCCGCCTAACCGAAAGCCTGGGTCTCCCCGTAGCAGAAGCAGCCCGGCTTCTCTTTGATGGAGGAGAATATGCTACCTGCCTTAACCTTCTCGCAGAAGAGACTATCGGGAACCCGGAAACAACACTTCTCAGGGCCAGATGTTTCCTGCACCTGGGCGACTTCACCAGGGCCGAGGAATCTCTATCTCAACTGGAAGCTGGCGGGGCGCTTGGCGGCGAAATCCTCAAAACTACCTGCCTCGCCCGGTGGCTCCGGCAGCCCCCGCAGAGTGCCAAACGATTCCTGTATGGCTGCGATGAGCAAGCTGATCCGGTTGCAACCGCCTGCATGCTTGCCGAAGCCGCAATAATGGGAAAAGGTGCTGGTCCACCGCCCGAAGCCCCAGCTCTTCAGGAAGAAATACTGGCGCTGGCGCTGGCCGCCTATCAGTGTGGCGGTGTAGCAGTTGCCCGCACGATCTGCCGCGCGGCAGGTGCGCACGACGATGCAAGAGCCTATCTTTTACTCGGAGAATACGCTCTTAGTAAAGGTCAGAACCGGGAGGCTCTGGAACTGCTTGAGTTCGCGCTAAAAGAGCAGCCGGGAGACGCCCGGGCGCATTTTCTCTACGGCTGCGCCTGCGCCGGCGCAAACCTTCATTTTGAGGCCTTCACCCACCTCTGTCGCGCTGCCCAGCTGGCCCCCGCAGAGAGGTGCTTCGCCGCCTGGGCCGGCGAGCAGCTAATTAGCGCGCTTCTGACTCTGGTTTACGCCGGCCTCAACCGGGAGCCCCAGAACACATCTTTACGCGTAGCATTATTCCGGCTGGCCGCTGCACGCAGGCAGGCGGCGCGGCTAAAGGAGGCGTCCTGCAGTGGGAGTACCGAGGCTTAGCCTCTGTATGATCACCCGCAACGAAGCCGAAAATATTGGTCGTTGTCTCGAAAGCGTTCGGGAGTTTGTGGACGAGATCGTGGTCGTCGACACCGGTTCGGTTGACGATACCACGGCGGTTGCGGCCGGATACGGCGCAAAGGTCATTACCACCGTGTGGCAGCACGACTTTGCGGCCGCCCGCAATCTTTCGCTTGCCCACGCTACGGGCGACTGGATCTTCTTTCTCGACGCCGACGAGGAACTCGCGCCAGAAAGCGGGTCCGCGCTTACGCGCCTTGCACGCACAGGCGATAAAGAAGCCTATTTCGCCCTGATTACCAACCTGCTTCCCGGCGGGGCCGAACTCACGGCACCGAGCATCCGCCTTTTCCGCAACCGGGAGGGCTACCGCTTTAGAGGAAGGCTCCACGAACAGGTCGTAGACTCGATCCTCGCCCATGCCGGACAGCAGCGGATCGGCCAGGCGCCAATCCGGATTCTCCACCACGGCTACGACCCGGCCACTTTTAATATCCAGGCCAAGATCAGGAGAAACCTTGCTATCCTTGAGCGTTACCCGCCCGAGGAGCGAGACAGTTTTTTTTACTACAACCTGGGGACCGAGTACCTGCGCCTCGGTAGGTGGAAGGAGGCGCTCGCGAACTACCGGGAGGCACTCCGGCTCACCCACCCGGCGAAGATCTACGGTCCCATTCTCGTCAAGCGGACGATCAACGCCCTAATGGCGCTCAGGCGGTTCCGGGAAGCCGTCGGCCACCTTCGTTACTACCAAACCCTTTACCCCGACTTCCGGGACCTCGTCTTTCTCGAAGCCCTCTGCCACCTGGAGACCGGGCGCTATACCGAAGCGCAGGAGTGCCTCCGGCGTTACGGCGTACTGCCCCCGCCCCCAATCTGGTATCCCGTGGAAAAATGGCCTGAGCCTCCGGAAACCCTTGCCGCCCGGATCAGGCCCCTGGTGCGCCGCAGGGAAGGCCCGCCGCTCAGCGTATGTATCATCGGCCGGGACGAGGCCTCCTGCATTGGTGCTTGCATCAAAAGCGTCGCCGAAATCGCCGCCGAAATCATCTTTATCGATACCGGCTCCACCGACCAAACGCCCTACCTCGCCTACCAGCTCGGTGCTAAAGTTCACCGCGCGTCCTGGCAGAATAACTTCGGCACCGCCCGGAACCTCGCGCTCGCCGCAGCCACCGGCGAATGGATTCTGGTACTCGACGCCGACGAAGTCCTCCAGGAGGCAAGCCGTAACGCGCTCCCGGAGCTGTTGAAAGCGGCCGATCGGGATGCTTACCTGCTCCCCATCCGCACCTTTCTTGACCGCAGACTTTCGCTGCTGAACTGTTACCTGAAGGGAAGCTGCCGCCTCTTCCGGAATAGAAACTACCGCTACCAGGATGCGGTTGACGAAACCATCCTCCCGGCGGTCGAAGCAGCCGGCGGTACGGTAGGCTGTGCGCCTATTACCGTCGACCACCTGCATTTTCTCAGGCCGGAGAAGGAAATTGCCCGCAGACGGGCGTGGAAGATCGCCGCGATCAGGGAGCATCTCACAAGCGCACCCGCCGAGCAATGCTGCGCCCTCGGCAGGGAGTCTTTTTACGCCCGGGACTTCACCGCCGCCACGCAATACTTGGGGGAAGCGTACCAGACCCTCGCCAAGAGCGCGCCACCCGACATCTTTGCGTTATACGCCCTGGCGCTGATAAACACCGGCAACTACGCTCAGGCCATAGCGGTCCTGACCGAAGGAGTGGCGATTCACCCCGACTATACCGATCTTCTTTACCTCCTGGCCGTCGCTTGCTTTCAGCGTGGCGACCTTGGCACGGCCGAACAGCTTTTCCGTCGCTGTCTGGCGCTGGGTGATGCGCCGTGGGAGAAGTACCTCGTAACCCCAGGCGCCGGTAGCTACAGGGTCTTACTCTCGCTCGGCCCGCTTTACGCGCGCACCGGGAGGACCAAAGAGGCAATCGCGACGCTCCTGGAGGCGGCTAGGCACCCCGCAGCTTTCGAGCCAGCGGTCGAAAGCCTCACCATATTGCGGGAAGAGCTTGGTGTCCCGCCCGATCAGTTTCTCTCAGAAAAGGGTCTCTGCAACACCCGCAGCCTCAGCGCCGTAGCGCAGACCCTGGCCAGAACCGGGCAGTTTGCGGAAAGCCTCTACTATCTCTTACTGGCGAGCAAAGAGAGTGAAAAAGAACCCCCGCCGGGGGATTTCGCGCCCCTTCTCCAGGCAATGGAGACACTACGCACGGCATTCTGGCACCACTTTAGGCTCGTGGGGAATCAGGAGGGTTGTTCGGGCGGCTGATTCTCGGGAACACCCGCCCGAACCCACGCCGGCTTACGCATTTTCAGGGGCACAAACCCCTCTCAACTCACAGCAGCCCCAGCTCCTTCTTTCTGGGTGCGCAGACCTGCTCCCAGTCGCACCCCGCGCAAAAGGCCGCAAACCAGCCGGGAGGCGTTGCCGCCACCTTCTCCTTTACCGCCGCCCAGCGCACCCGCTCGCCCACTTTGACACCAAGGTGCGCCGCCGCCGCTGCATCCATTTTCCTGATTTCGGCGTCCACGCCCGGCTTGGCCTGACACTTGTCACCTTCAAGCGTCGGGCAGGCGCGGCAGACATCATCCGCTCCGGCGACAAGCTCGACCTCTTCGCCCGCTTGGGCCCGCTCCATCACTTCCCGCAGGTTTGCGACGAATTCCTGGCTGTACCCTTCACCCCGGAAAAAGTGCAGGCAGATCAGGTGGTGCCCCCGCAGTTTAAGCAAGCGAACCCCTCCCTAATCTCCCTCACGGCCGTGTACCGCGCCACTTAACTGCCAGGACTACCAGGGCCGCACCGGCCACTAGCAGGCTGGCAACCTGGCCGAGGGTAAGGTAGGCACCCGCCGGCGGCGAGACGCGGAAGAAATCAATGAAAAACCGGTAAGCGCTGTAAAAAATTAGGTAGAGAATAGCTAACTGCCCAGCAAAACGCTGGCGCCGGCGAAAATAGAGGAGCGCGCCGAAAATCAGCGCCCCGAGAAGAACGGCGTAAAGCTGGGTCGGGTGGCGGGGCACGCCGTCAAAGGGGAAGGCCACCGCCCAGGGAACCGTAGTCGGTTTCCCGTAACAGCAGCCGTTCAAGAAACAGCCGATGCGGGCAAAGGGGTAGCCCGCGGCCGCTCCAAAAGCCGCAACGTCGGCTATATCGCCAAAGCGCAGGCCGCCTCTCCGGCCGTAAAGCCACATTAAGGGAACCGCCACGATTACCGCGCCGTAGAAGGAGAGGCCGCCGTCCCACACCCGGACAATCTCCTGCGGGTGCGCCGCAAAGTAGGGCCATTCAATCAGCACATAGGCAATGCGGCTCCCGATTATACCACCAACAACGAGGAGTATGGTCAGGTTGAGGACGAAATCCGGGTCGATCCCCCGCCGCTTCGCCTCCCGCTCCCCGGCAAGTAGCCCCACTAAAACGGCCACCGCTAGCATTACGCCGTAGCTGTGCACCGCAAAATTACCGATGTGAAAGAGAACCGGCCACATCCTTATTCTGCCTTCTTCGCCGAATTTATTTACCCGTTTATTCTTTGCGCGCGCACTCCTGCTCCCGACCCGTCAGCACCCCCAGCGCGTGGCCGAGAACCGGCAAGATCACCCCGAGGCACTCCCGGACCGCCTGGGGGCTTCCCGGAAGATTCACGATCAGCGTCTTCCCCCTGATCCCGGCCACGGCCCGGCTCAGAATGGCCCGGGGGGTAATCTTGAAGGTTTCCCACCGCATCGCCTCGGCAAGCCCCGGTACCTCCCGTTCAATCACGGCAAGGGTCGCTTCCGGTGTGTTGTCGCGGGGACCCAGCCCCGTGCCACCCGTGGTCAAAACCAGGTCTACTCCTGCCGTAACGAAGTCGAGGAGCGTGCCCGTGATCGCTGCCAGGTCGTCACTCACAATCCGGATCTCGTCTACCTGCCACCCCTGGTCCGCCACCAGTTCCTTCACTGCTTGCCCGCTTAAGTCTTCCCGTTCACCCCGGGCACCTTTATCGCTCACCGTTAGCACCGCAACCCGGAACAAGGCGATCCCTCCTTTTTTAAACCTTAAAAAGTCCGCTGCTACGCACCGCCGCGCCGGTAAACCCCGCTCTTCCCGCCAGCCTTATACTCCAAGCGGATCTCCTGAATCACCGCTTCCCGGTCGACCGCCTTGACCATATCGTATAAAGTCAGCGCGGCCACCGCAACCGCCGTCAACGCCTCCATCTCCGCGCCGGTCCGGTCCATCGCCTTCACCCGGGCCGTTATCTCCACCCGGCTTGCCGCCTCATTCAACATAAAGTCCACCGCCACGCTTGTAAGCCGCACCGGGTGACAGAGCGGCACCAGCCGTGGCGTTTCCTTGGCCGCCATAATTCCCGCCACCCGAGCGACCGCCAGCACGTCCCCCTTTGGCATATCACCCGCCGCAATCAGACGCAGTGTCTCGGGCCGCACTCGCACCGCCCCGAAAGCCGCCGCCTCCCGCAAGGTCTCCGGTTTCTCCTCTACCGCTACCATCCGCGCCCGTCCGGCAGCATCGAGATGGGTGAGCTCCACTCACAATCCCTCCCGTCAAAGTATGCTTTCCCGAAGCCAAAGCCCCCGGCCGCAAAAACCGGACGTTTTACTCCTGAACGTAAAGCACCTGCCCGCAGTCGCGCAGGTCGTAGCCCCCGCGGGCGAGCACGGCCGCCCGGAACTCCGGGTCCCCGAGCACCACGCGCAGCCGCTCCCCTACTTTGCCCTCCCAGTGCTCCTTTAAGACACAAAGGTCGTAACGCTCCTCCGCCACCGGTACGAAGTCGAGCCCGAGCGCTACCGCTGCCGCCCTGATACCCAGACCTACGTCAGCAGTGCCGCCCGCTACCGCCGCCGCGACCGCCATGTGAGTGTACTCCTCCCGCTGGTAACCCGTGATCCGTTGGGGATCAAGCCCTAACCGGCGCAGGTGAAAATCGAGGAGCACCCGCGTGCCCGCACCCCGCTGCCGGTTCACAAAACGGACCTCCTCCCGGAGCAGGTCAGAAAAGTCCCTAATTCCCTTCGGGTTCCCCGGTATCACAATGAACCCCTGCTCCCGGTAGGAAAGGTTCACCAGCACCACCGGCACGCCCGCGAGATAACGCTGGACATACGGAACGTTATACTCCCCCGTTTCCTCGTCCAAAAGGTGGGTCCCCGCCGCGTGGGCCTCGCCCCGCTTGACCGCCAGCAGCCCCCCGAGACTCCCTACGTGGGCAGAAGAGAGAGTCGCCTCCGGGAACTTCAGGCGCAGAAAGTTGGCGATGATGTCTAACGCCAGATCGTGGCTGCCGATAATAACAATCGTCTCCTCAATTTCCCGCCGGGTGCGTAAAAGCTCCACCGTTACCACGCTGCCGGCCTCGAATCCTTCCGCGAAGCGCGGCACCCGCAAAATCCCGTCCGCTTGGACGAGGGTCATTAAGCGGCCCGCCCCTCGCCCGAGCGGCGTAGCGACGATTTTTTCCCCGGTGCGCCCAAGCTTCACCCGGACAAACTCCTCCACACCCGCCGGCGAGACCACCCGCCGGGAAAGAGTTGCCGCCACCTTTTCCCGGTCCGGAACCACCCGCCCCTGTTTGGCGAAGATGACTGGCCGGGCAAAAAGTTCAGCGTTCAGAACTGTCGAAACCGGGTAGCCGGGAAGGCCGATAAAAGGCTTTCCCGCAACAGCCCCGAGGACGACCGGTTTCCCCGGCTTGATTGCCACCCCGTGTGCAAAAAGGGTCCCGCACGCGCGCACGACAGCGGCGGTGAAGTCCTCCCGCCCTGCCGAAGCCCCGGCGATGGTCAAGACCATGTCATATTCCGCCGCCGCCCGGCTAACCGCGTCTTTGAGGGCGGCGAAATCGTCCGGAATGATCTCGTGGCGGACGGGAACCCCACCCCATTCCCGCACCATTGCCGCCAGCATCGGGCTGTTAAAGTCGACAATGTCACCGGGCTTAAGCGCCGTCCCCGGTGCCACGACCTCTGTGCCGGTAGGAATAAGTGCTACCCGGGGCTGGGGGTGAACGGCCACCGTGGTAACCCCGCCCGCCAGCAGCGCCCCCACATCCACCGGCCGGATGGAGTAGTTCGCCGGCAGCAACATCTCCGTCGCCACCACGTCTTCCCCCATGACCCGGACATTCTGGTAGGGGAAAACCGCCGCCGTGATCTCGATCACATCCGGCGTCACCGCATGGGTATCCTCCACCATGATCACCGCGTCGCACCCTTCCGGCAGCACGTCTCCCGTATCGACGGGGAACGCCTCCTCGCCCACCCGCAAACGGAGCGGCGACTGCTCGGTTGCCCCGAAGGTCCGCCGGGCCTGCACCGCGTACCCGTCCATGGCCGCAGCGTGGAAATGGGGGTGCGAAACTGCAGCGAAAACAGGGCCCGCCGTCACCCGGCCGCAGGACGCCGCTACGGGAACAGTTTCTGCCGGCCCCGGATCCAAGGCTCCCAAGTTCCGCAAGAATTCCCAATAGCCGGCCAGCGCTTCCTCTAGTGGTTTTTCTTCAAGAAATATTTCGCGTTTCATCCGCCCCTCCCTCAAAGCAAGAAAAAGTCCACCATCTCGCCTGCCTCGGCCCCGGCAACATCGAGGGGCAACCGGATGAGCCCCTCCGCTTCGCTCAAGGTGGCAATGAGCCCCGATTTTCCTAAAATCGGCTCTGCGACCAGGACACCGTTTTCGACCACCAGGCGCGCCCGGAAATAATCTTCCCGTCCCGGCGCGGAGCGGAGCGAGCGACCCAGCCGCACCTTGAGCGGCACACGATCTATCCTCTCCGGCTCTAAAAGCGGCCGGACCAGGAACTCAAAGACCACCAGGGCCGAAACTGGGTGGCCCGGCAGGCCTACGACCAGCCTTCCATTTACTACAGCACCCACCGTGGGTTTGCCGGGCTTCACCGCCAGCCCGTGGAAGAGCACTTCCGCCCCCGGAAGCGCTGCCACCGCCCGGAGCGTCAGGTCTCGTACCCCAACCGAGCTGCCCCCGGTAAGAAGCACCATCTCAGCCGCTGCCAACGCCTCCGATAGGACTTCCTCCAACGCGCTCAGCTCGTCCCGCACCACGCCGAAAACGACCGGCACCCCACCGGCCGCGCAAACCGCAGCGGCAAGCGCCGGCGTATTCACGTCCCGCACCTGCCCCGGCGCAGGCGTCGCTTCAATCCCCACGATTTCGTCACCCGTGCCGATAATCCCGACGACAGGCCGTTTTGCGACTGACACCCGCGCCACCCCGCAAGCGGCAAGGAGCCCGATATCTTGCGGCCGCAACCTCCTGCCCGCCGGCAAAATTACCGCACCCGCCCGGACGTCATCCCCCCGCCGGACCACGTTTTCCTCTGGCGCCACGGGGCGAAGGACCGCAACCATATCTGAGCTAACTTCTTCCGTATGTTCTACCATCACGACGGCATCGGCTCCCTCCGGCAGCATCCCGCCCGTCGGGATCCGCCAGGCCTCGCCCGGCCCAACCCGCCCGTTAGGAGCCTGGCCCATCAATACTTCGCCGGTTACCCGGAGATAGGCAGGCAGCCCTTCCGAGGCCCCGAAAGTATCCGCAGCCCGAACCGCGAAGCCATCCATCGTCGCCCGGTCAAAGCCCGGCACGTCTTCCCGTGCCTGCACGGGCCCGGACAGCACCCGCCCAAGCGCCTCCGCCAGCGGGACCTCCTCGCAAGGCAGGGGGCACAGGCGCTCCGCTAACTTTTGCCGCGCCGCCGCAAGCGTAAGCGTGGTGAAGAGCAATTTCCCGCCTCCGTAGCTCAAAACCTGGGAAAATCGTAGCACAAAACCAGCCCGGTGGTCAATTAAGAAAGAGCTGCTCTGTCCCTGTTACCCCAGTAAATAGAGCGCCCTTCAGCAGTTACCTGGCAACGGTGTAACCCGTAGGATAGACCCGGAGGGTATAGCACGCCCGCCCGCAAACGCTCGCGCCAGCGCGGTTTAGCCACCCGCCAAGCGGCGCCGGCTTGAACGCCACCAGTTCGGCCCGCCACTGGCGACAATATGCAGCCCCTTCCTGAGAATCCGGGATT
It encodes the following:
- a CDS encoding MogA/MoaB family molybdenum cofactor biosynthesis protein — protein: MFRVAVLTVSDKGARGEREDLSGQAVKELVADQGWQVDEIRIVSDDLAAITGTLLDFVTAGVDLVLTTGGTGLGPRDNTPEATLAVIEREVPGLAEAMRWETFKITPRAILSRAVAGIRGKTLIVNLPGSPQAVRECLGVILPVLGHALGVLTGREQECARKE
- the moaC gene encoding cyclic pyranopterin monophosphate synthase MoaC: MELTHLDAAGRARMVAVEEKPETLREAAAFGAVRVRPETLRLIAAGDMPKGDVLAVARVAGIMAAKETPRLVPLCHPVRLTSVAVDFMLNEAASRVEITARVKAMDRTGAEMEALTAVAVAALTLYDMVKAVDREAVIQEIRLEYKAGGKSGVYRRGGA
- a CDS encoding molybdopterin biosynthesis protein encodes the protein MKREIFLEEKPLEEALAGYWEFLRNLGALDPGPAETVPVAASCGRVTAGPVFAAVSHPHFHAAAMDGYAVQARRTFGATEQSPLRLRVGEEAFPVDTGDVLPEGCDAVIMVEDTHAVTPDVIEITAAVFPYQNVRVMGEDVVATEMLLPANYSIRPVDVGALLAGGVTTVAVHPQPRVALIPTGTEVVAPGTALKPGDIVDFNSPMLAAMVREWGGVPVRHEIIPDDFAALKDAVSRAAAEYDMVLTIAGASAGREDFTAAVVRACGTLFAHGVAIKPGKPVVLGAVAGKPFIGLPGYPVSTVLNAELFARPVIFAKQGRVVPDREKVAATLSRRVVSPAGVEEFVRVKLGRTGEKIVATPLGRGAGRLMTLVQADGILRVPRFAEGFEAGSVVTVELLRTRREIEETIVIIGSHDLALDIIANFLRLKFPEATLSSAHVGSLGGLLAVKRGEAHAAGTHLLDEETGEYNVPYVQRYLAGVPVVLVNLSYREQGFIVIPGNPKGIRDFSDLLREEVRFVNRQRGAGTRVLLDFHLRRLGLDPQRITGYQREEYTHMAVAAAVAGGTADVGLGIRAAAVALGLDFVPVAEERYDLCVLKEHWEGKVGERLRVVLGDPEFRAAVLARGGYDLRDCGQVLYVQE
- the glp gene encoding gephyrin-like molybdotransferase Glp, with product MLFTTLTLAAARQKLAERLCPLPCEEVPLAEALGRVLSGPVQAREDVPGFDRATMDGFAVRAADTFGASEGLPAYLRVTGEVLMGQAPNGRVGPGEAWRIPTGGMLPEGADAVVMVEHTEEVSSDMVAVLRPVAPEENVVRRGDDVRAGAVILPAGRRLRPQDIGLLAACGVARVSVAKRPVVGIIGTGDEIVGIEATPAPGQVRDVNTPALAAAVCAAGGVPVVFGVVRDELSALEEVLSEALAAAEMVLLTGGSSVGVRDLTLRAVAALPGAEVLFHGLAVKPGKPTVGAVVNGRLVVGLPGHPVSALVVFEFLVRPLLEPERIDRVPLKVRLGRSLRSAPGREDYFRARLVVENGVLVAEPILGKSGLIATLSEAEGLIRLPLDVAGAEAGEMVDFFLL